The nucleotide window GGTATGGCAGGAGATGTAAGAGAACCTCATAAGAGTTGTGTAATCCTCGCTAATGAAACAAAATTACCGATAATATCTGCGGATATGCCTACCCCGGGCATTATTCCCACAATAATATGTTCATTCCACAGAGCAAAGTCAGAAGGTGCAGAAAATGCTGACATAGGTATCCCAGTTCTTGCAGAGATCTGCACGGGACCCGGTGATTTGCTCATGATCCCGGACAGGAATCCTTCAGCACATAAAGGAATCGGAGGCTCGATCCTTGTCATAGGGGGAGGACCTTACCAGGGAGCACCATATCTTGCAGGTATGTCTGCACTCAGGGCAGGAGCAGACATCGTCCGTGTAGCATCACCCTCTCCTCTCCAATTCCCTGACCTAATTCACATACCAACCAAGAATGAACAGGTATCAGAAGATGACATTGATATTCTTGCCAACCTGTGTGAGAATTCTGATGTTGTCATCTGTGGAATGGGACTCGGACCTGATTCTCATGAAGTTGTCACTAAAATCGCACCTTTTTGCAAAAAAGCAGTATTTGATGCGGATGCCCTGCGTCTTCCCCTTCCGGTCGCAAAAGAGAGTTTATATACTCCGCATACTGGCGAATTTACACGAATTACCGGGATTAATCCAGGGACAGAGATTCATGCCCGGGCTGATGCAGTTAAAAAGGCATCAGATAACGGAACTATACTCCTGAAAGGAGAAACGGATATTATATCAGATGGAAACCGGATCCGATTTAACCGGACCGGAACACCTGCAATGACAACAGGCGGGACCGGGGACGTTCTTGCAGGCGTATGTGGGGCATTATTTGTTGTGCTTCCAGCATTTGATGCAGCATGCATCGGAGCTTATGCAACCGGATCTGCTGGAGAGCTCGTAACAAAGCAAACCGGTTACGGACTCACTGCTCAAGATATTATTCCTGCCATTCCTCAAATTCTCTACAGACATATTATAGAGAGGGACCCATGACGGAATTTACACATATTACAGATGATCGCGTCCGTATGGTTGATGTTTCATCAAAGAACGAAGTCAGCCGAGAAGCGGTAGCTTCGGGAACAATCATACTGCGTCCAGAGACACTAAAAGCAATTGCATCAGGATCTACCATAAAAGGGAATGTTCTCGCAACAGCACGGGTAGCAGCAACCCTTGCAATAAAGGACACGTTTAGAATT belongs to Methanospirillum lacunae and includes:
- a CDS encoding NAD(P)H-hydrate dehydratase → MRFWADSNQIKKYRDGQIISPERMRVIDSNAMALGVSDLQLMENAGHALVNVVRRYHPASILILCGSGNNGGDGMVAARLLAHETDVTVIYHNSSTMSLACKTQLSILENCAVRLLPVRCKDDVHSIKYLFSQSTLILDALLGTGMAGDVREPHKSCVILANETKLPIISADMPTPGIIPTIICSFHRAKSEGAENADIGIPVLAEICTGPGDLLMIPDRNPSAHKGIGGSILVIGGGPYQGAPYLAGMSALRAGADIVRVASPSPLQFPDLIHIPTKNEQVSEDDIDILANLCENSDVVICGMGLGPDSHEVVTKIAPFCKKAVFDADALRLPLPVAKESLYTPHTGEFTRITGINPGTEIHARADAVKKASDNGTILLKGETDIISDGNRIRFNRTGTPAMTTGGTGDVLAGVCGALFVVLPAFDAACIGAYATGSAGELVTKQTGYGLTAQDIIPAIPQILYRHIIERDP